A single Terriglobales bacterium DNA region contains:
- the hslV gene encoding ATP-dependent protease subunit HslV: protein MKLSQRSNSANPQSRKTPRIRSTTVLCVRRDGKVVMAADGQVTLGEGVIKHTARKIRRLYQDRILAGFAGSTADAFSLFSRFETKLEQYHGNLGRAAVELAKDWRTDKILRNLEALLIVADPGQTFLISGAGDVIEPDEGIAAIGSGGSYALAAARALMNNTNLPARKVAEESMKIAGQICIFTNDRITYEELTAAPQAVGAGQDGAPLA, encoded by the coding sequence ATGAAACTTTCACAGCGCTCCAATTCCGCGAATCCTCAATCGAGAAAAACCCCGCGAATTCGCTCGACGACCGTGCTCTGTGTGCGTCGCGACGGCAAAGTTGTGATGGCCGCAGATGGCCAGGTCACGCTCGGCGAAGGCGTCATTAAACACACTGCTCGGAAGATTCGCCGTCTTTATCAGGATCGAATTCTTGCCGGGTTTGCCGGTTCCACTGCGGATGCGTTCTCGCTCTTCAGCCGCTTCGAAACCAAGCTCGAGCAATATCACGGCAACCTCGGCCGTGCTGCCGTGGAACTTGCTAAGGACTGGCGAACCGATAAGATTTTGCGAAATCTCGAGGCCCTGCTGATCGTCGCCGACCCGGGTCAGACGTTTCTCATCAGCGGAGCGGGTGACGTTATCGAACCTGACGAAGGTATTGCTGCGATCGGCAGCGGCGGATCGTACGCGCTCGCCGCGGCGCGTGCGCTGATGAATAACACCAATCTCCCTGCGCGAAAGGTCGCCGAAGAGTCGATGAAGATCGCCGGCCAGATCTGCATTTTCACCAATGACCGTATCACTTATGAAGAGCTGACGGCAGCTCCGCAGGCCGTCGGTGCTGGACAGGATGGCGCACCGCTCGCTTAA
- a CDS encoding sigma-70 family RNA polymerase sigma factor has product MSRLEREEVERLYRTHAKVLVVFASSVVGDRSKAQDVVQQVFLKLIDRPIEHPENWAAYLYSAVRNTARNEVRSNQRLLELDEAQPWFAVEHATADFLSERRLRRALWALPEEQREVAVMHIWGELTFATIARVLGINENTAASRYRYALAQLREAMQAKKV; this is encoded by the coding sequence ATGTCCCGACTCGAGCGCGAAGAGGTCGAGCGCCTTTACCGAACGCACGCCAAGGTGCTTGTCGTCTTCGCGAGCAGTGTGGTCGGTGACAGATCGAAAGCGCAGGACGTGGTTCAGCAAGTTTTCCTGAAACTGATTGATCGACCTATCGAGCATCCGGAGAACTGGGCAGCGTACCTGTATTCCGCGGTCCGGAACACAGCCCGGAATGAGGTTCGGTCGAACCAGCGCTTGCTGGAACTCGACGAAGCGCAGCCCTGGTTCGCGGTCGAGCATGCGACGGCGGATTTCTTAAGTGAGCGCAGATTGCGTCGTGCCCTGTGGGCGCTTCCCGAAGAACAGCGCGAGGTTGCTGTTATGCACATCTGGGGCGAATTGACGTTTGCGACAATCGCACGGGTTTTGGGAATCAATGAAAACACCGCTGCTTCGCGATACCGCTATGCCCTTGCTCAGCTGCGCGAAGCAATGCAAGCAAAGAAAGTGTGA
- a CDS encoding glycogen/starch/alpha-glucan phosphorylase, with translation MSSMTVRPALRPGFSSPDELWQAVLKHIRYTLAQSRVDLTPKAVLRPLALAIRDRLIDGMLETEERYRTTGAKRLYYLSMEFLMGRALSDNLCNLQLTHLCREALAEHGVDLDEVLETEVDAGLGNGGLGRLAACFLESMATLGMPGFGYGIDYEFGMFTQEIQDGYQREKPDRWKKYGTPLLIPHPALSVEVPIYGRCDVHARDAKWTEQKLVLGVPSDLPVAGYGGRTVNYLRLFAAQASEDFDIQIFNRGDYIRAVEQKIAGENISRVLYPSDQVKSGKELRLLQEYFLVACALRDILRGFLADNSDLEQIPEKIAIQMNDTHPALAVPEMMRLLVDEHGMEWKRAWEITQATFAYTNHTLLPEALEKWPLPLMEYVLPRHMNIIFNINHNFLMKVVQSDPLDFERPRRMSIIEEAGEKQVRMALLAIVGSHSVNGVSELHSELVKKTLVPDFAKMWPERFNNKTNGVAHRRWILKANPGLSQLLCRTIGEEWITDFDQVHRFEPYANDAGIRSEFREIKRDNKQRLAKVIAQTSGVLVDPESMFDVQIKRFHEYKRQLLNLLRITYDYLRITEDGETLTTPATYVFAGKSAPAYLAATQIIKLINNVARTINADKRVRDQIKIAFVPDYRVSLAEIIIPAADLSEQISTAGMEASGTGNMKLSMNGALTMATLDGANIEILEKVGAENMYVFGLTAEQIAERQARGFQAREIYDADPRIRRVIDTLSSDRFCPTEFGLFRWVYETMVYRDRYFHLADLPSYIETHESAQRDFTDQENWSRRAMLNVARMGKFSSDRTIREYAAEIWHLSGERQTAAV, from the coding sequence ATGTCTTCTATGACTGTACGTCCAGCCTTGCGTCCGGGCTTTTCTTCGCCGGACGAACTCTGGCAGGCGGTTCTTAAACATATCCGTTACACGCTCGCGCAATCGCGGGTGGACCTTACCCCCAAAGCCGTGCTTCGTCCGCTGGCGCTTGCGATTCGCGACCGCCTGATCGACGGCATGCTCGAGACCGAGGAGCGCTATCGAACCACAGGAGCAAAGCGGCTTTACTACCTCTCGATGGAATTCCTGATGGGCCGTGCGCTGAGCGACAACCTGTGCAATTTGCAGCTCACGCATCTTTGTCGCGAAGCACTGGCCGAGCATGGGGTCGACCTCGACGAAGTCCTCGAAACCGAAGTCGATGCCGGGTTAGGCAACGGCGGTCTCGGGCGTCTCGCAGCGTGTTTTCTTGAATCGATGGCGACCCTGGGCATGCCGGGATTCGGCTACGGAATCGACTACGAGTTCGGCATGTTCACGCAGGAAATCCAGGACGGCTACCAGCGCGAGAAGCCCGATCGCTGGAAAAAATACGGAACGCCTCTGCTGATTCCGCACCCCGCGCTCTCCGTCGAGGTCCCCATTTACGGGCGCTGCGATGTTCATGCGCGAGACGCAAAATGGACCGAGCAAAAGCTGGTGCTCGGCGTTCCGAGCGACTTGCCCGTCGCTGGATACGGCGGAAGAACCGTCAATTACCTGCGACTCTTCGCGGCTCAAGCTTCGGAAGACTTCGATATCCAGATCTTCAATCGCGGGGACTACATTCGCGCCGTCGAGCAGAAGATTGCCGGCGAGAACATCTCGCGCGTGCTGTACCCGTCAGATCAGGTGAAGTCGGGCAAAGAACTGCGTCTTTTGCAGGAGTACTTCCTCGTAGCTTGCGCGTTGCGCGACATTCTGCGGGGCTTCCTCGCCGACAATTCCGATTTGGAACAGATACCCGAAAAGATCGCCATCCAGATGAACGACACGCATCCTGCCCTGGCAGTTCCCGAAATGATGCGGCTTCTGGTCGACGAACACGGGATGGAATGGAAGCGCGCGTGGGAGATCACGCAGGCGACGTTTGCCTACACGAATCACACGCTGCTGCCTGAAGCTCTGGAAAAGTGGCCTCTGCCGCTGATGGAATACGTGCTGCCGCGGCACATGAACATCATCTTCAACATCAACCATAATTTCCTGATGAAAGTGGTGCAGTCTGATCCACTCGACTTCGAGCGGCCTCGGCGCATGTCGATCATTGAAGAGGCGGGCGAGAAGCAGGTACGGATGGCGCTGCTGGCGATCGTCGGCAGCCATTCGGTGAATGGGGTCTCCGAGCTGCATAGTGAACTGGTCAAGAAGACGCTCGTGCCCGACTTCGCCAAGATGTGGCCGGAACGGTTCAACAACAAGACGAACGGTGTGGCCCATCGGCGCTGGATTCTGAAAGCAAATCCGGGGTTATCGCAGTTGCTGTGTCGCACCATCGGCGAAGAGTGGATCACCGACTTTGACCAGGTTCATCGCTTCGAGCCGTACGCTAATGATGCCGGCATTCGATCTGAGTTTCGCGAGATTAAGCGTGACAATAAGCAGCGGCTGGCAAAAGTAATTGCGCAGACGTCCGGCGTGCTTGTCGATCCCGAATCGATGTTCGACGTGCAGATCAAGCGCTTTCACGAATACAAGCGCCAGCTTCTCAACTTGCTGCGCATCACCTACGACTACTTGCGCATCACCGAAGACGGCGAGACTCTCACCACGCCCGCAACCTACGTGTTCGCCGGAAAATCTGCCCCGGCGTATCTGGCGGCGACGCAGATCATCAAGCTCATCAACAATGTTGCGCGCACCATCAACGCGGACAAACGCGTACGCGATCAGATCAAAATTGCGTTTGTTCCCGATTATCGCGTGTCGCTGGCGGAGATCATCATTCCTGCTGCGGACCTCAGCGAGCAGATTTCGACTGCGGGCATGGAAGCTTCGGGCACCGGCAACATGAAACTATCGATGAACGGCGCGCTCACGATGGCTACCCTCGACGGCGCCAACATCGAGATCCTCGAGAAAGTTGGCGCTGAGAACATGTACGTGTTCGGGCTCACGGCAGAGCAGATCGCCGAACGGCAAGCGCGCGGCTTCCAGGCGCGCGAGATCTATGACGCCGATCCTCGCATCCGCCGAGTGATCGATACGCTCTCTTCGGATCGATTCTGTCCAACGGAATTCGGCCTTTTCCGCTGGGTGTACGAGACAATGGTCTACCGCGATCGCTACTTCCATCTCGCCGATCTACCCTCGTACATCGAAACGCACGAGAGCGCGCAACGCGACTTTACCGATCAGGAGAACTGGTCACGGCGAGCGATGCTCAACGTCGCGCGCATGGGCAAGTTCTCAAGTGACCGAACTATTCGCGAGTACGCTGCGGAGATTTGGCATTTATCGGGTGAGCGGCAGACGGCCGCGGTGTAG